In one Aythya fuligula isolate bAytFul2 chromosome 12, bAytFul2.pri, whole genome shotgun sequence genomic region, the following are encoded:
- the SLC9A5 gene encoding sodium/hydrogen exchanger 5 isoform X1, protein MHPPAGPAASPGPAAPPAGAELLRWQWQEVQVPCLVAAWILVASLAKIVFHLSRKVTSVVPESCLLILLGLGLGGIVLAVAKKAKYQLEPNMFFLFLLPPIVLDSGYFMPSRLFFDNIGAILTYAVVGTLWNSFTTGTALWGLHQAGLMDPGVEAGLMDFLLFGSLISAVDPVAVLAVFEEVHVNETLFIIVFGESLLNDAVTVVLYKVFNSFVELGPAHIHATDYVKGVASFFLVSLGGTAVGLLFAFLLALITRFTKRVRIIEPLFVFLLAYVAYLAAEMVSLSAILAVTFCGICCKKYVEANISQKSRTTVKYTMKTLASSSETIIFMFLGMSAVDTSKWAWDTALVLGTLLFILLFRAVGVVLQTYVLNRFRLIPLDRIDQVVMSYGGLRGAVAFALVILLDRDKVKAKDYFVATTIVVVFFTVIVQPCTLSPSQSFPCPLLPFQGLTIKPLVTWLKVKRSDHHKPTLNEELHEHAFDHILAAVEDIVGHHGYHYWRDKWEQFDKKYLSQLLMRKSAYRLRDEIWDVYYKLNIRDAISFVDQGGHVLSAAKLALPSMPSRTSMSESSVTNLLRESGSGACLDLQVIDTVRSRRDKEDAAMHHVLRGSLYKPRRRYKASYSRHFISPDKQERQDKEIFRQNMKRRLETFKSTKHNICSSKSKARLKEKGRKKKDISLTSDAPNGRTHRGVPWQEAAPVLVMVSSEEEESDSSETEREDDEGIVFIARATDEVLQGKATPGSLDVCPSPCIIPPSPTLAEKELPWKGDQADLAVYVSSETTKIVPVDMQKAWNQSISSLESIASPPGVETGPQHRRFACPVLEEQPQSASQAMPEQISCFQFPSHVSKSGRSLSDSSPDGVEQQELQPLMASEEQGRALPPAEPRRLMFSRASHI, encoded by the exons tTTTCCACCTGTCCAGGAAGGTGACGTCCGTCGTCCCGGAGAGCTGCCTCCTcatcctgctggggctgggcctgGGGGGCATCGTGTTGGCcgtggccaagaaagccaagtACCAGCTGGAGCCCAACatgttcttcctcttcctcctgccccccatCGTCCTCGACTCGGGCTACTTCATGCCCAGCCGGCTGTTCTTCGACAACATCGGCGCCATCCTCACCTACGCGGTGGTGGGCACGCTCTGGAACTCCTTCACCACCGGCACCGCGCTCTGGGGGCTGCACCAGGCCGGGCTCATGG ATCCAGGCGTGGAAGCCGGGCTGATGGATTTCCTGCTCTTCGGCAGCCTCATCTCGGCTGTGGACCCGGTGGCAGTGCTGGCCGTTTTTGAAGAGGTCCACGTGAACGAGACCCTCTTCATCATCGTGTTCGGCGAGTCCCTCCTGAACGACGCTGTCACCGTG GTGCTCTACAAGGTCTTCAACTCTTTCGTGGAGCTGGGCCCGGCGCACATCCATGCCACGGACTACGTGAAGGGGGTAG cctccttctTCCTGGTGAGCCTGGGGGGCACGGCCGTGGGGCTGCTCTTCGCCTTCCTCCTGGCCCTGATCACACGCTTCACCAAGCGCGTGCGCATCATCGAGCCGCTCTTCGTCTTCCTCCTGGCCTACGTCGCGTACCTGGCTGCTGAGATGGTCTCGCTCTCCGCCATCCTGGC AGTCACCTTCTGTGGGATCTGCTGCAAGAAGTACGTGGAAGCCAACATCTCCCAGAAGTCCCGCACCACCGTCAAGTACACCATGAAGACGCTGGCCAGCAGCTCAGAGACCATCATCTTCATGTTTCTGGGCATGTCGGCTGTGGACACCTCCAAGTGGGCGTGGGACACGGcgctggtgctgggcaccctgttATTTATCTTGCTCTTCAGAGCTGTGG GTGTTGTCCTCCAGACCTACGTGCTCAATCGCTTTCGCCTCATCCCCCTGGATAGGATCGACCAGGTGGTCATGTCATATGGCGGCCTCCGTGGAGCTGTCGCCTTCGCCCTGGTCATCCTGCTGGACAGGGACAAGGTGAAAGCCAAGGACTACTTCGTCGCAACGACCATCGTGGTGGTGTTCTTCACGGTCATCGTGCAG CCGTGCACCCTCTCGCCCTCCCAGTCTTTCCCTTGCCCTCTCCTGCcattccagggcctcaccatcAAGCCCCTGGTGACGTGGCTGAAGGTGAAGCGCAGTGACCACCACAAGCCCACGCTGAACGAGGAGCTGCACGAGCAC GCCTTCGACCACATCCTGGCGGCGGTGGAGGACATCGTGGGACACCACGGCTACCACTACTGGCGGGACAA GTGGGAGCAGTTCGACAAGAAGTACCTGAGCCAGCTCCTGATGAGGAAATCTGCCTACAGGCTGCGGGACGAGATCTGGGACGTCTACTACAAGCTGAACATCCGCGATGCCATCAGCTTCGTGGACCAG GGTGGCCATGTGCTGTCGGCCGCCAAGCTGGCGCTGCCCTCCATGCCCAGCCGCACGTCCATGTCGGAGTCGTCGGTCACAAACCTGCT GAGGGAGAGTGGCAGCGGCGCCTGCCTGGACCTGCAGGTGATCGACACGGTGCGGAGCCGGAGGGACAAGGAGGACGCCGCGATGCACCACGTGCTGCGAGGGAGCCTCTACAAGCCCCGCAGGCGG TACAAGGCCAGCTACAGCCGTCACTTCATCTCTCCAGATAAACAAGAGCGCCAAGATAAAGAAATCTTCCGGCAGAACATGAAGAGGCGCCTGGAGACCTTCAAGTCCACCAAGCACAACATCTGCTCCTCCAAGAGCAAAGCCAGGCTGAAGGAAAAGGGCAGGAAGAAG AAGGACATCTCTCTGACCAGCGACGCACCCAACGGGAGGACGCACAGAGGTGTCCCCTGGCAGGAGGCAG ctcctgtgctggtGATGGTCAGCtccgaggaggaggagagcgatagctcagagacagaaagagaggaCGATGAAGGGATCGTGTTCATCGCTCGAGCCACCGATGAGGTCCTGCAGGGAAAGGCCACCCCTG gcagcctggacgtctgccccagcccctgcatcATCCCGCCATCGCCCACCTTGGCAGAGAAGGAGCTGCCGTGGAAAGGAGACCAGGCTGACCTGGCTGTTTACGTCTCCTCGGAGACCACCAAAATCGTGCCAGTGGATATGCAGAAAGCGTGGAACCAAAGCATCTCCTCCCTGGAGAGCATCGCCTCCCCGCCGGGCGTCGAGACGGGACCTCAGCACAGGCGCTTCGCCTGCCccgtgctggaggagcagccccagtcGGCGAGCCAGGCGATGCCGGAGCAGATCTCCTGCTTCCAGTTCCCCAGCCACGTCTCGAAGAGCGGCAGGTCGCTGAGCGACAGCAGCCCGGACGGcgtggagcagcaggagctgcagcctttGATGGCCTcggaggagcagggcagggcgctgccccccgccgagccccggcgGCTGATGTTCAGCAGGGCCAGCCACATCTGA
- the SLC9A5 gene encoding sodium/hydrogen exchanger 5 isoform X2: MHPPAGPAASPGPAAPPAGAELLRWQWQEVQVPCLVAAWILVASLAKIVFHLSRKVTSVVPESCLLILLGLGLGGIVLAVAKKAKYQLEPNMFFLFLLPPIVLDSGYFMPSRLFFDNIGAILTYAVVGTLWNSFTTGTALWGLHQAGLMDPGVEAGLMDFLLFGSLISAVDPVAVLAVFEEVHVNETLFIIVFGESLLNDAVTVVLYKVFNSFVELGPAHIHATDYVKGVASFFLVSLGGTAVGLLFAFLLALITRFTKRVRIIEPLFVFLLAYVAYLAAEMVSLSAILAVTFCGICCKKYVEANISQKSRTTVKYTMKTLASSSETIIFMFLGMSAVDTSKWAWDTALVLGTLLFILLFRAVGVVLQTYVLNRFRLIPLDRIDQVVMSYGGLRGAVAFALVILLDRDKVKAKDYFVATTIVVVFFTVIVQGLTIKPLVTWLKVKRSDHHKPTLNEELHEHAFDHILAAVEDIVGHHGYHYWRDKWEQFDKKYLSQLLMRKSAYRLRDEIWDVYYKLNIRDAISFVDQGGHVLSAAKLALPSMPSRTSMSESSVTNLLRESGSGACLDLQVIDTVRSRRDKEDAAMHHVLRGSLYKPRRRYKASYSRHFISPDKQERQDKEIFRQNMKRRLETFKSTKHNICSSKSKARLKEKGRKKKDISLTSDAPNGRTHRGVPWQEAAPVLVMVSSEEEESDSSETEREDDEGIVFIARATDEVLQGKATPGSLDVCPSPCIIPPSPTLAEKELPWKGDQADLAVYVSSETTKIVPVDMQKAWNQSISSLESIASPPGVETGPQHRRFACPVLEEQPQSASQAMPEQISCFQFPSHVSKSGRSLSDSSPDGVEQQELQPLMASEEQGRALPPAEPRRLMFSRASHI, translated from the exons tTTTCCACCTGTCCAGGAAGGTGACGTCCGTCGTCCCGGAGAGCTGCCTCCTcatcctgctggggctgggcctgGGGGGCATCGTGTTGGCcgtggccaagaaagccaagtACCAGCTGGAGCCCAACatgttcttcctcttcctcctgccccccatCGTCCTCGACTCGGGCTACTTCATGCCCAGCCGGCTGTTCTTCGACAACATCGGCGCCATCCTCACCTACGCGGTGGTGGGCACGCTCTGGAACTCCTTCACCACCGGCACCGCGCTCTGGGGGCTGCACCAGGCCGGGCTCATGG ATCCAGGCGTGGAAGCCGGGCTGATGGATTTCCTGCTCTTCGGCAGCCTCATCTCGGCTGTGGACCCGGTGGCAGTGCTGGCCGTTTTTGAAGAGGTCCACGTGAACGAGACCCTCTTCATCATCGTGTTCGGCGAGTCCCTCCTGAACGACGCTGTCACCGTG GTGCTCTACAAGGTCTTCAACTCTTTCGTGGAGCTGGGCCCGGCGCACATCCATGCCACGGACTACGTGAAGGGGGTAG cctccttctTCCTGGTGAGCCTGGGGGGCACGGCCGTGGGGCTGCTCTTCGCCTTCCTCCTGGCCCTGATCACACGCTTCACCAAGCGCGTGCGCATCATCGAGCCGCTCTTCGTCTTCCTCCTGGCCTACGTCGCGTACCTGGCTGCTGAGATGGTCTCGCTCTCCGCCATCCTGGC AGTCACCTTCTGTGGGATCTGCTGCAAGAAGTACGTGGAAGCCAACATCTCCCAGAAGTCCCGCACCACCGTCAAGTACACCATGAAGACGCTGGCCAGCAGCTCAGAGACCATCATCTTCATGTTTCTGGGCATGTCGGCTGTGGACACCTCCAAGTGGGCGTGGGACACGGcgctggtgctgggcaccctgttATTTATCTTGCTCTTCAGAGCTGTGG GTGTTGTCCTCCAGACCTACGTGCTCAATCGCTTTCGCCTCATCCCCCTGGATAGGATCGACCAGGTGGTCATGTCATATGGCGGCCTCCGTGGAGCTGTCGCCTTCGCCCTGGTCATCCTGCTGGACAGGGACAAGGTGAAAGCCAAGGACTACTTCGTCGCAACGACCATCGTGGTGGTGTTCTTCACGGTCATCGTGCAG ggcctcaccatcAAGCCCCTGGTGACGTGGCTGAAGGTGAAGCGCAGTGACCACCACAAGCCCACGCTGAACGAGGAGCTGCACGAGCAC GCCTTCGACCACATCCTGGCGGCGGTGGAGGACATCGTGGGACACCACGGCTACCACTACTGGCGGGACAA GTGGGAGCAGTTCGACAAGAAGTACCTGAGCCAGCTCCTGATGAGGAAATCTGCCTACAGGCTGCGGGACGAGATCTGGGACGTCTACTACAAGCTGAACATCCGCGATGCCATCAGCTTCGTGGACCAG GGTGGCCATGTGCTGTCGGCCGCCAAGCTGGCGCTGCCCTCCATGCCCAGCCGCACGTCCATGTCGGAGTCGTCGGTCACAAACCTGCT GAGGGAGAGTGGCAGCGGCGCCTGCCTGGACCTGCAGGTGATCGACACGGTGCGGAGCCGGAGGGACAAGGAGGACGCCGCGATGCACCACGTGCTGCGAGGGAGCCTCTACAAGCCCCGCAGGCGG TACAAGGCCAGCTACAGCCGTCACTTCATCTCTCCAGATAAACAAGAGCGCCAAGATAAAGAAATCTTCCGGCAGAACATGAAGAGGCGCCTGGAGACCTTCAAGTCCACCAAGCACAACATCTGCTCCTCCAAGAGCAAAGCCAGGCTGAAGGAAAAGGGCAGGAAGAAG AAGGACATCTCTCTGACCAGCGACGCACCCAACGGGAGGACGCACAGAGGTGTCCCCTGGCAGGAGGCAG ctcctgtgctggtGATGGTCAGCtccgaggaggaggagagcgatagctcagagacagaaagagaggaCGATGAAGGGATCGTGTTCATCGCTCGAGCCACCGATGAGGTCCTGCAGGGAAAGGCCACCCCTG gcagcctggacgtctgccccagcccctgcatcATCCCGCCATCGCCCACCTTGGCAGAGAAGGAGCTGCCGTGGAAAGGAGACCAGGCTGACCTGGCTGTTTACGTCTCCTCGGAGACCACCAAAATCGTGCCAGTGGATATGCAGAAAGCGTGGAACCAAAGCATCTCCTCCCTGGAGAGCATCGCCTCCCCGCCGGGCGTCGAGACGGGACCTCAGCACAGGCGCTTCGCCTGCCccgtgctggaggagcagccccagtcGGCGAGCCAGGCGATGCCGGAGCAGATCTCCTGCTTCCAGTTCCCCAGCCACGTCTCGAAGAGCGGCAGGTCGCTGAGCGACAGCAGCCCGGACGGcgtggagcagcaggagctgcagcctttGATGGCCTcggaggagcagggcagggcgctgccccccgccgagccccggcgGCTGATGTTCAGCAGGGCCAGCCACATCTGA